The following is a genomic window from Paenibacillus thiaminolyticus.
GCTCCGAGGTGAGCTCGCCTATAAGGGATTATGGCGCCGGTCTCAGCAAGACTTCCATGCGCTCTCTGTTCATAAGGGCCCTTATGCTTCGTCCTCTTCATTGCCGTTGTAAAATATGGTCAATGTCTTTCAAATGTTTAGAAACATTATATTCCTACGATATGCAGGAGTCAAGAGGCAGTGTTAAAAAATTTTGTAAACCGGTCATCCGGCAAAATGGCCGGATAGCTTGATAAAATGCCCGAAATCGGCAGAAACCTCCGCTTTTTTCCGTACTATAACGTTTTTGAACCGTTGCTTCATTCGTAGTTCTGCTAGGGCTCGGAAGGAACTCGAAATCGGCACGGGAGACGAAGGCGGCACATATAATACATCATTCGCGATGCAGCAAAGGAGGAATCGGGCATGAACATCCGGCTTCGGCGCCCCGCTTCCGATGACCGCATCATTCGCCGCCTTATTTTGGAGGAATTGCTTCCCCATTCCAATCTCGTCTGGGAAGAGAGCCAGGTGATGAAGGATATTCCGGTTCGGCTTCGGAAGGGCGTCACCTATGTCGCAGCGAACCGCAGAAATCAGGCCGTCGGCTTCGCGCTGGTCCAAGCCAAGAACGACATCCTGCTGATTGATCTGCTCGCCGTCAGCAGCGCCGCCCAAGGCAAAGGATGCGGATCCGCGCTTCTGGAACGGGCGGAACGGTACGGGCGCACGCAGCGCTGCCTCCTCTCCCGCGTCTATGTAGATCAAGGCAACGACGCAGCACAGCGCTTCTATGAACGGCATGGCTACAGATTCAAGCGGTATATTCAGCTGATCGCCTGCCACGAGATGGAGAAGCCGCTGGACAGGCGCTGACACCCTTCCAATCCGTCCGGCGGCAGCATGAAAGCCTGGGGTCCCCCCCAGGCTCTCCGCTCCCATATCCTCATGTGGCCCGCTCGTCTTGGATGTGATGGTTGGCCGGATTCGATTACCAGAAACGACCGTACGGATAGCCTCCAAACCCGTGACCTCCGTATCCTCCGTATCCCCCGTAAGGGAATCCCCCGAAAGCGAATGGGGCCGTGCCAATAGCCAAAAGGTCGAACAGAACTAACGGAATGATTGCTTTCGTTCTTACTTTCTTGCCCTTCGATTGCGCCATGATAAGACGGTTGCCGGAAATGCGAATCAGCTTGCCGGACACGACAGAGCCGTTTTTGTGCAGCGCATATATCCGTTTCCCGACAAGCTTGGAAGCCTGAGCCTTCGTAACACCATGCATGCGAATCCCTCCTTCACGGTTAATTCCATACAAGGTATTCTTACCAGCCTCTTCCCGTCTGTATGATGGCCCTTCCATCTCAAATCTGGGTCTCGCAAGCTCTTAATCTGCTCTTCATCCTGCGCTGTCACCAGCCGCGAATCTATTCTTCCTCGTTATAGAAAACTTTATAGTAATGCATGCCCCGCTCTTCATCGAAGCCCTTCTCCACGTAAGCGAAGCTCTCGCTCTTCAGCTTCAGCTCGACCCCCGTATCGGTCCGGATATTATTTTTATACGTTCGTTTCGCCTTTTTCAAGGCAGCCTGGGAGATCGGAAATTCATTCAGCGGAGGCAGCTCATTCGCTTCCTCATAGGTCTCCTTGTATGCTTTGAAGATCGGCACAATCTCCGGCTGCACGATAACCTCCTCGGCAAAGGCCTCCTCCTCGAACTGCTCATGCTTGGCGAAGTACTCCATCGTATGGTGAATGAACTCCAGCTTTTCTTTCTTCTCCGGCGGTTCCTCCGCCGAGGCGGCGATGACATCCTCGTAGAAATGCGTACACATTTCGATATATTTATCCGTCAAATAATGCTCGTCCTCCAGCAGCCGCACATTCAAAAAATCTTCCTGCCAATAGCGGGCCGCTTCGTTGTTCTTGCCTGCCGAAGTATCGACGATGCCGACCGAATAGCCCGCTTCCGCGCGCACGTTGAGGATGAGACAGCCCTTGTCCAGCTTGCGGATGTTCGTTCCTTCCTGGATGCTGACCTGAAGCTCCTCCGGATTGCGCTCCTGCACCTGCAGAAAGACATCCTTATGCTCGGATTTCATGATGCCGATGGCGTCGATGCTGAAGTTGTTGTACAAAATGTTGTTCAGATGAACGACATACAGCTCCCCAGGCTTAATCTGCGGATGGGAGGATTGCTCGTACAGATGATTCAACAAATGAACGGACTGCTCGTGAAAGGAGTTCGCCTGCTGAAACATGCGGCTCACGTAGGTGTATACCTCATTCAACGGCAGCTCGGCCTCATGATGGAAGCGGTAGAAGGCGTCGAATTTGAAGCCGGAAATGAAGTACTTCATCAGCGTCGCCTTCACTTCGTCGCTCGGCACGTCATACAGCGCGTGAGAGACGCGAACCCCCTCTTCGCGGGCCTTGCTTCCGACCTGATGGACAACCATTTGCTGGATTTCCGCTTTGGATAAATCGATCATAACATTCCCTCTTTTCTCGAAGTCGCATCTCTCTATTGTATCGAAAATACGCGCCAATGGAAACGGAAACCGAAGGCAATCCTCCATGGCATGCCGCCGTATTTTCCCCTGTCGATCCAGACCAGAAAAGGCTCTGCTTCGCCCCGGGGGTCCGGGAGTCTGCCTTGGCATTGAGTTGGCTTATCCCCTGCTCTGGAGTACAATAGAAGGATGAGAAGCGCAGCCGTTCAGGCTGCCCCGCATTCGTGCGGAAGAGCTGATGCATGGAAAGGACGATTGAGTGTGAAGAAAGCTGATACGGATGTTCATCAATCCGTGCTTGCCCCCAAGCTATGCCGCGAATCCCGCGTGTTCAAGACGAGCCGCGTATTTCCGAACGATGTCAATAACCATGATTCCCTGTTCGGCGGCAAGCTGATGAGCGCCATCGACGAATTGGCCTCCATCTCGGCCGTGCGGCATTGCCGGTACAACGTCATAACCGCTTCGACCGATTCGGTAGATTTTCTGCGTCCGATACTGCAGTCCGATTCTGTCTGTCTGGAATCGTATGTCACCTGGACGGGACGAACGAGCATGGAGGTATTCGTCAAGGTCGTCTCGGAGAATCTGTTCTCCGGCGAGCGCGCCATCGCGGCGACTTCCTTCCTGACATTCGTAGCGGTGGATGAGCACGGCACGCCGATGATTGTGCCGCCTGTCATCCCTGACTCCGAGGAAGAGAAGCTGCTTCACGAATCGGCGCAGGAGCGGGCAGAACTGCGGAAGAAGAGACGGGCGGGAAGCAAGCAGCTCGCCAGCGAGCTGTCGACCCGCAAATATTGGGAATAATTTGCACAGTAAAAAGGGGCTGTCCCATAAGTAGTTTCTACTGCCTGTAGGATGGCCGCTTCCTTTTGCCTTGGTGCAGGCTGCTTTGAGAGAGCAATCCGAGCAGTCCTGAGTTTGGTAATGCCTCAATTGAATTTCATACCCACGATCGTTTTGCTGGCAATCTGTACACTATAAGCAGTGAGCGAATTCCAGCTCCTTTTTATGTAGCTCGCCCTCTACACCTCTTATTTACATACGATTCTTCTTATGGCAAAATATAGATAACCAAATCATGAAGCAAGGAGGGCTGATATTGGAAGCCGCAGTCGTCAGAACAATCGGGGAGCTAATCCAAGATACAAGGCGAGCGTTAGATATGACGCTCACTCAGTTATCAGAATTATCAGGTGTTCCTAGAGGGACGATATCAAGAATTGAGAATGGCGAAGTAAAGCGTCCAGAATTTTCGAGTGTTCATCCATTGGCAATGACATTGGATATCCCCTGTGAGACATTGATTGCTTATTA
Proteins encoded in this region:
- a CDS encoding GNAT family N-acetyltransferase, which codes for MNIRLRRPASDDRIIRRLILEELLPHSNLVWEESQVMKDIPVRLRKGVTYVAANRRNQAVGFALVQAKNDILLIDLLAVSSAAQGKGCGSALLERAERYGRTQRCLLSRVYVDQGNDAAQRFYERHGYRFKRYIQLIACHEMEKPLDRR
- a CDS encoding 50S ribosomal protein L33, with amino-acid sequence MHGVTKAQASKLVGKRIYALHKNGSVVSGKLIRISGNRLIMAQSKGKKVRTKAIIPLVLFDLLAIGTAPFAFGGFPYGGYGGYGGHGFGGYPYGRFW
- a CDS encoding nucleoid-associated protein; this encodes MIDLSKAEIQQMVVHQVGSKAREEGVRVSHALYDVPSDEVKATLMKYFISGFKFDAFYRFHHEAELPLNEVYTYVSRMFQQANSFHEQSVHLLNHLYEQSSHPQIKPGELYVVHLNNILYNNFSIDAIGIMKSEHKDVFLQVQERNPEELQVSIQEGTNIRKLDKGCLILNVRAEAGYSVGIVDTSAGKNNEAARYWQEDFLNVRLLEDEHYLTDKYIEMCTHFYEDVIAASAEEPPEKKEKLEFIHHTMEYFAKHEQFEEEAFAEEVIVQPEIVPIFKAYKETYEEANELPPLNEFPISQAALKKAKRTYKNNIRTDTGVELKLKSESFAYVEKGFDEERGMHYYKVFYNEEE
- a CDS encoding acyl-CoA thioesterase, which gives rise to MKKADTDVHQSVLAPKLCRESRVFKTSRVFPNDVNNHDSLFGGKLMSAIDELASISAVRHCRYNVITASTDSVDFLRPILQSDSVCLESYVTWTGRTSMEVFVKVVSENLFSGERAIAATSFLTFVAVDEHGTPMIVPPVIPDSEEEKLLHESAQERAELRKKRRAGSKQLASELSTRKYWE